DNA sequence from the Bacillus pumilus genome:
AGGAGAATGCGTGCGTCCGCTAATGGATTACTATGATATTCCTCTTGAACATTTGAAAGTCATCTATGATGATCTTGATTTGCCAACTGGCCGGATTCGTTTGCGTACAAAAGGAAGTGCTGGCGGGCATAATGGAATCAAATCGTTGATTCAGCATTTAGGGTCACCTGAGTTTGATCGATTCCGTATTGGCATTGGACGCCCTCAAAATGGCATGAAAGTCGTCGATTACGTGCTAGGACGCTTTTCAGAAGAGGAGCAGCCTGACATTGCATCAGCCATTCAGGCGTCTGTTGAAGCTTGTGAGGCGGCTTTAACTAAGCCATTTTTAGAAGTGATGAATGATTTTAACAAAAAGGTATAAGAATGATAAGCAAAGCACATACTGATCATAAAATCTCAGCATGGGAGGATCACGTATGGCTTTGCATTATTACTGCCGGCACTGTGGTGTAAAGGTTGGCAGTCTAGATGAATCCGCTGTTCAAAGTGAAGCACTTGGATTTCATCACTTAACAAATGAGGAAAGAAACGATATGATTTCTTATAGGGAAAATGGTGATTTACATGTACAAACCATTTGTGAGGATTGCCAAGAGGCGCTCGAAAGAAATCCTGATTACCATCAGTATCATACCTTTATTCAATAAAAAGCTTTGGTGTAGATAATAGACCAAAGCGTTTTTCTGTTTTAAACAAGCAGGGAGGAGGAGCCAAATGAAAAATATACAATCATTTAT
Encoded proteins:
- a CDS encoding anti-sigma-F factor Fin family protein, translating into MALHYYCRHCGVKVGSLDESAVQSEALGFHHLTNEERNDMISYRENGDLHVQTICEDCQEALERNPDYHQYHTFIQ
- the pth gene encoding aminoacyl-tRNA hydrolase, coding for MLAFIGLGNPGKEYEKTRHNVGFMTIDELSKKWDIPLNQSKFNGLFGTGFVSGQKVLLVKPLTYMNLSGECVRPLMDYYDIPLEHLKVIYDDLDLPTGRIRLRTKGSAGGHNGIKSLIQHLGSPEFDRFRIGIGRPQNGMKVVDYVLGRFSEEEQPDIASAIQASVEACEAALTKPFLEVMNDFNKKV